One part of the bacterium genome encodes these proteins:
- a CDS encoding flagellar basal body L-ring protein FlgH, which translates to MKRKISEILIMIIILSAATPVFAESLFRTGISQGVYYTQPRSLFNTIKAKSIGDVITVLIEENSSATSQVTLDIANTSSAKDAFTPILNTLFKTDKFKSLDGYGGNTTTGNSAKVVRTTTTTDIITAQVVQILPNGNLVIQGKKSAINSGEKAEILLSGVLDPRFITNSGEVSSKYVANLQYAVVGKGTTSSSDSEGLVNKFMKVLF; encoded by the coding sequence ATGAAAAGAAAAATATCAGAAATATTAATAATGATAATAATTTTATCAGCAGCAACTCCTGTTTTTGCCGAATCTTTGTTCAGAACAGGAATTTCGCAGGGTGTTTACTACACTCAGCCGAGATCTTTATTCAACACCATAAAAGCTAAAAGCATAGGCGATGTAATAACCGTATTGATTGAAGAAAATTCATCCGCAACAAGCCAGGTTACGCTTGATATTGCAAACACTTCTTCTGCTAAAGATGCTTTTACACCGATTTTAAACACTTTGTTTAAAACAGATAAATTTAAAAGCCTTGATGGTTACGGCGGAAACACTACAACGGGTAATTCTGCAAAAGTGGTAAGAACAACAACAACAACCGATATTATAACAGCGCAGGTTGTTCAGATTTTGCCAAACGGAAATCTGGTTATTCAAGGCAAAAAATCAGCAATAAACTCTGGAGAAAAAGCGGAAATTTTACTCAGCGGAGTTCTTGATCCGAGATTTATTACAAACAGCGGGGAGGTTAGTTCAAAATATGTCGCAAATCTTCAATATGCGGTTGTGGGAAAAGGAACAACTTCTTCTTCAGACTCGGAAGGTTTAGTAAACAAATTTATGAAAGTTTTATTCTAG